The nucleotide sequence GGGCCGCAAGTACGCGCTGCGCACCGACCTCATGTATCGGCGCCCAGCCTCATGACCCTATCAACCCTCTCCAGTTTGGCACGGGCGCCATGCCCATGAACTTGAGTGGTGCCTGGTGCAACCCGCAGCAGCCAGGCTGCTCCCTCCGCCCCGGGAGTCCGTGCCACCCGGCGCGGAAGGCTCAGGTCGTCCCCGTCTTCAGCGCGGGCTGATGCCGAAGCAGGCTCGAACCGCTGACAATGAGAATCCCGGTGAGCACCAACACGGCCCCCACGGCGAAGAAGCCATCCGCCTGCTCATTCAGCACCAGGATGCCCGCGCTGACGCCAAACAGCGGCGTCATGAAGGAGAAGACCGACAGGTTGGAGGCAAGATAGCGGCGCAGGAGCCAGAACCAGGTGAGGTAGCTGGCGAAGCAGACGATGACGCCCTGAAACAACAGACTTGCCCAGGCGATGGGCGCCATTGAAATCGGGCCGGCCTGACCGGTGAGCAGGGCCACCGGCAGCAGGAGCGCGACGCCGCCCACCAGTTGGTAGAGGAGCGTCTGGGTGGGGGGCGCATCAGATAGCGCCGTCACACGAATGGCCACGGTGGTGGCCCCCCAGGCGAGTCCTGCCAGCAGCCCCAGCGCGTCGCCCCAGAGCACGCCCGGGCTGATGTCGCCTTGGAGCCAGCCACCGCCAAAGGCCAACGCGATGCCCGCGAAAGCCACGGCGATGCCCAACCACTGCGTGCGCCGCAGCCGCTCGGCAGGCACGAGCCAATGCAGGCCCAGGGCCGCGAAGATGGGCGCGGTGTAGAGGAAGACGCCCATGTGTGACGCGTGGGTGTGGCGCAGCCCCTCGCCGACGAAGAGGAACTCCAGCGCGAAGAGCGCGCCCACCACGAGCCCTGGACGCCAGGGGCCACGGCGCAAGAGCCCTCGCTCGCCGCGCACCCAGCACAACAGCCCCACGAGCAGCGCGCCCACACCCGAGCGCACCGCCATCTGCATCATGGAGGGGATGTGGGGAGCCGCCAGCTTGACGGCCACCTGCTGCATGCCCCAGATGGCGCACAACGCGAGCATGCTCGCGAGCGCGAAGCCGTCCGCGGGTTTCCGGTGAGAACTCATGCGGACATCCTGCGCATGGCGGGGCTGATTGATATAGCGAGATTCCGACAACCCATCCCGAGAAGGCGCCATGGCGAAGCAGCTCCAGGTTCCTTTCACCACAAACCTTCCACACCCCGTGTATTTTCGGACGGCGAGCCTGCCTGCCGCGGCGACGTACCCCCGGCATCGGCACCCCTGGGGTGAGTTCGTCTACGCGTTCAGCGGGGTGATGGAACTCAAGCTGGCAGGCAGCCACTACCTGGCGCCACCGCAGTACGGCATCTGGCTTCCACCCGACGTGGAGCACCGGGGCATGAACCGCTCCGAGGCGAGCCACTGCTCGCTCTACCTCGCGCAGGCGTGGTGCCGGGGCATGCCCAAGACGACGTGCGCGCTGGCGGTGAGTCCACTGGTGAAGTCATTGCTGGAGCACCTCCGTGCGCATGAGCTGGCGCAGCCTCGCACGAGCGCCGAGCGCCGGCTGTTCCGGGTGCTCATCGACCAGCTGACGCTGGCCCCCACCCATGGGAGCTACCTGCCCATGTCCGATGACTCGCTCCTGGAGCCGGTCCTCACGGCGCTCGAGCAGCACCCGGAGGATGAGCGCTCCCTGGCCGAGTGGGCTCGGGTGCTGCACACCACGGAGCGGACGCTGGAGCGGCGCTGTCAGCAGCATCTGGGGCTGTCGTTCAGCGAGTGGCGCCAGCGGCTGCGCGTGGTCAAGGCGCTCGCGAGGCTGGAGCAGGGCCACTCCGTGGAGGCCATCGCGCTCGACCTGGGCTACAGCAGCGCCTCCGCCTTCATCGCGATGTTCCGGCGGATGACAGGCACCACGCCGGACAAGGTCCGGGGCCACGGCTTCGTGGCCTCGTGAGGGTCGCACATGAATCTCATTGAATGCTCATCCCTGACAGGGGCCGTTGTTGGAAGCGGCGTGGGCGCGGTGTTCGGCTACCAATGGGCGGGCGTCCTGGGCGCTGGGGCAGGCGCGGTGGGGGGCTTCGTCCTGGGCCT is from Myxococcus virescens and encodes:
- a CDS encoding AraC family transcriptional regulator, which produces MAKQLQVPFTTNLPHPVYFRTASLPAAATYPRHRHPWGEFVYAFSGVMELKLAGSHYLAPPQYGIWLPPDVEHRGMNRSEASHCSLYLAQAWCRGMPKTTCALAVSPLVKSLLEHLRAHELAQPRTSAERRLFRVLIDQLTLAPTHGSYLPMSDDSLLEPVLTALEQHPEDERSLAEWARVLHTTERTLERRCQQHLGLSFSEWRQRLRVVKALARLEQGHSVEAIALDLGYSSASAFIAMFRRMTGTTPDKVRGHGFVAS
- a CDS encoding DMT family transporter gives rise to the protein MSSHRKPADGFALASMLALCAIWGMQQVAVKLAAPHIPSMMQMAVRSGVGALLVGLLCWVRGERGLLRRGPWRPGLVVGALFALEFLFVGEGLRHTHASHMGVFLYTAPIFAALGLHWLVPAERLRRTQWLGIAVAFAGIALAFGGGWLQGDISPGVLWGDALGLLAGLAWGATTVAIRVTALSDAPPTQTLLYQLVGGVALLLPVALLTGQAGPISMAPIAWASLLFQGVIVCFASYLTWFWLLRRYLASNLSVFSFMTPLFGVSAGILVLNEQADGFFAVGAVLVLTGILIVSGSSLLRHQPALKTGTT